One window of Burkholderia thailandensis E264 genomic DNA carries:
- the rplC gene encoding 50S ribosomal protein L3 — protein sequence MSLGLVGRKVGMTRIFTAEGDSIPVTVLDVSDNRVTQIKTVETDGYTAVQVAFGSRRASRVTKPLAGHLAKAGVQTGEILKEFRIEADKAAELSNGAVIGPDLFEVGQKVDVQGVSIGKGYAGTIKRYNFGSGRASHGNSRSHNVPGSIGMAQDPGRVFPGKRMTGHMGDETVTVQNLEIARIDADRKLLLVKGAVPGAKGGKVFVTPAVKTRAVKGAK from the coding sequence ATGAGCCTTGGACTCGTAGGTCGCAAGGTTGGCATGACCCGTATCTTCACGGCGGAAGGGGACTCGATCCCCGTCACCGTGCTCGACGTGTCGGACAACCGCGTGACGCAGATCAAGACTGTTGAAACCGACGGCTACACGGCCGTGCAGGTTGCATTCGGCTCCCGCCGCGCATCGCGCGTGACGAAGCCGCTGGCAGGTCATCTCGCCAAAGCCGGTGTCCAAACCGGTGAAATCCTCAAGGAATTCCGCATCGAAGCCGACAAGGCCGCCGAGTTGTCGAACGGCGCCGTGATCGGTCCGGATCTGTTCGAAGTGGGCCAGAAGGTCGACGTGCAAGGCGTGTCGATCGGTAAGGGCTACGCGGGCACGATCAAGCGCTACAACTTCGGTTCCGGCCGCGCGTCGCACGGTAATTCGCGCTCGCACAACGTGCCGGGCTCGATCGGTATGGCGCAGGATCCGGGCCGCGTGTTTCCGGGCAAGCGCATGACGGGTCACATGGGTGACGAGACGGTGACGGTTCAGAACCTCGAAATCGCTCGCATCGACGCCGATCGCAAGCTGCTGCTCGTCAAGGGTGCAGTTCCGGGTGCGAAGGGCGGCAAGGTTTTCGTGACGCCGGCCGTGAAGACGCGTGCCGTGAAGGGGGCGAAATAA
- the rpsC gene encoding 30S ribosomal protein S3, translating into MGQKIHPTGFRLAVSRNWASRWYANNNNFAAMLQEDIGVREYLKKKLKNASVGRVIIERPAKNARITIFSSRPGVVIGKKGEDIELLKTELQRRMGVPVHVNIEEIRKPETDAQLIADSITQQLERRIMFRRAMKRAMQNAMRLGAQGIKIMSAGRLNGIEIARTEWYREGRVPLHTLRADIDYATSEAKTTYGVIGVKVWVYKGDTLGRNDAPVVEEVTEDKRPRRNARPGDRRPRRDGEGGAPGARRGGPRRGAGKPEDGKTGE; encoded by the coding sequence ATGGGACAGAAAATTCATCCGACTGGCTTCCGCCTGGCTGTCAGCCGCAATTGGGCTTCGCGCTGGTACGCGAACAACAACAATTTCGCGGCGATGCTTCAGGAAGACATCGGTGTTCGTGAGTACCTGAAGAAGAAGCTGAAGAACGCTTCGGTCGGCCGCGTCATCATTGAGCGTCCGGCGAAGAACGCGCGCATCACGATTTTCAGCTCGCGTCCGGGCGTCGTCATCGGCAAGAAGGGCGAGGATATCGAACTGCTGAAGACGGAACTGCAACGCCGCATGGGTGTGCCGGTTCACGTCAACATCGAAGAGATCCGCAAGCCGGAAACCGATGCGCAACTGATCGCCGATTCGATCACGCAGCAGCTCGAGCGCCGGATCATGTTCCGCCGCGCGATGAAGCGCGCGATGCAGAACGCGATGCGTCTGGGTGCCCAGGGCATCAAGATCATGAGCGCCGGTCGTCTGAACGGCATCGAAATCGCGCGTACCGAGTGGTACCGCGAAGGCCGCGTGCCCCTGCACACGCTGCGCGCCGACATCGATTACGCGACTTCGGAAGCGAAGACGACGTACGGCGTCATCGGCGTCAAGGTATGGGTGTACAAGGGCGACACGCTTGGCCGCAACGATGCGCCGGTGGTCGAGGAAGTGACCGAAGACAAGCGTCCGCGTCGCAATGCGCGTCCGGGCGACCGTCGTCCGCGCCGTGACGGCGAAGGCGGCGCTCCGGGCGCTCGCCGTGGCGGTCCGCGCCGCGGCGCCGGCAAGCCGGAAGACGGCAAGACTGGAGAATAA
- the rpsE gene encoding 30S ribosomal protein S5 codes for MAKMQAKVQADERDDGLREKMISVNRVTKVVKGGRILGFAALTVVGDGDGRVGMGKGKAKEVPVAVQKAMEQARRNMFKVPLKNGTLQHEVHGKHGASTVLLAPAKDGTGVIAGGPMRAVFDVMGVQNVVAKSHGSTNPYNLVRATLDGLRKQSTPGDIAAKRGKSVEEILG; via the coding sequence ATGGCAAAGATGCAAGCGAAAGTTCAGGCTGACGAGCGCGACGACGGCCTTCGCGAAAAAATGATTTCGGTCAATCGCGTGACCAAGGTCGTGAAGGGTGGCCGTATTCTCGGCTTCGCCGCACTGACCGTGGTCGGCGATGGCGACGGCCGCGTCGGCATGGGCAAGGGCAAGGCGAAGGAAGTGCCGGTCGCCGTTCAGAAGGCGATGGAGCAGGCCCGCCGCAACATGTTCAAGGTGCCGTTGAAGAACGGCACGCTGCAGCACGAGGTGCACGGCAAGCACGGCGCGTCGACGGTCCTCCTCGCTCCGGCGAAGGACGGTACCGGCGTGATCGCCGGCGGCCCGATGCGCGCGGTGTTCGACGTGATGGGCGTGCAGAACGTCGTCGCGAAGAGCCACGGCTCGACGAACCCGTACAACCTCGTTCGTGCGACGCTGGACGGCCTGCGCAAGCAGTCGACCCCTGGCGACATCGCGGCGAAGCGCGGCAAGTCCGTCGAAGAAATTTTGGGCTAA
- the secY gene encoding preprotein translocase subunit SecY: protein MANSPSLAKPGRSTAKFGDLRRRAMFLLLALIVYRIGAHIPVPGIDPDQLAKLFQSQAGGILGMFNMFSGGALSRFTIFALGIMPYISASIIMQLMAIVSPQLEALKKEGQAGQRKITQYTRYFTVVLATFQAFGIAAALENQPGLVTDPGAVFRLTTVVTLVTGTMFLMWLGEQITERGLGNGISIIIFGGIAAGFPNAVGGLFELVRTGSMSIFSAIIIVVLIAAVTYLVVFIERGQRKILVNYAKRQVGNKIYGGQSSHLPLKLNMSGVIPPIFASSIILFPATILSWFSSGERKGWLSDTLHNVAEALKPGQPVYVLLYTLAIVFFCFFYTALVFNSRETADNLKKSGAFVPGIRPGDQTARYIDRILTRLTLAGAIYIVFVCLLPEFLVLRWNVPFYFGGTSLLIIVVVTMDFMAQVQSYVMSQQYESLLKKANFKGGNIPMR from the coding sequence TTGGCTAACAGCCCGAGTCTCGCAAAACCCGGTCGAAGCACGGCGAAGTTCGGCGATCTGCGCCGGCGTGCAATGTTCTTGCTGCTGGCGCTGATCGTCTATCGCATCGGCGCGCACATCCCGGTGCCGGGCATCGACCCGGATCAACTGGCTAAGCTGTTCCAGAGCCAGGCGGGCGGCATCCTGGGCATGTTCAACATGTTCTCGGGAGGTGCGCTGTCGCGCTTCACGATCTTCGCGCTGGGGATCATGCCGTACATCTCCGCGTCGATCATCATGCAGCTGATGGCGATCGTGTCGCCGCAGCTCGAGGCGCTGAAGAAGGAAGGGCAGGCCGGACAGCGGAAGATCACGCAGTACACGCGGTACTTCACCGTGGTGCTCGCGACGTTCCAGGCCTTCGGCATTGCGGCCGCGCTGGAGAATCAGCCGGGGCTCGTGACCGATCCGGGCGCGGTGTTCCGTCTGACGACGGTCGTCACGCTGGTGACGGGCACGATGTTCCTGATGTGGCTCGGCGAGCAGATCACCGAGCGCGGTCTCGGCAACGGCATCTCGATCATCATCTTCGGCGGGATCGCAGCAGGATTCCCGAATGCCGTCGGTGGGTTGTTCGAGCTGGTGCGCACGGGTTCGATGAGCATCTTTTCGGCGATCATCATCGTCGTTCTGATCGCCGCGGTGACTTATCTGGTCGTGTTCATCGAACGCGGTCAGCGCAAGATCCTCGTGAACTACGCGAAGCGCCAGGTCGGCAACAAGATCTACGGCGGGCAGTCGTCCCACCTGCCGCTGAAGCTGAACATGTCGGGCGTGATCCCGCCGATCTTCGCGTCGTCGATCATCCTGTTCCCGGCGACGATCCTGAGCTGGTTCAGCTCGGGCGAGCGCAAGGGCTGGCTGTCCGACACGCTGCACAACGTCGCGGAAGCGCTGAAGCCGGGCCAGCCGGTCTATGTGTTGCTGTACACGCTGGCAATCGTGTTTTTCTGCTTCTTCTACACCGCGCTGGTGTTCAACAGCAGGGAAACCGCAGACAACCTGAAGAAGAGCGGCGCGTTCGTGCCGGGCATCCGTCCGGGCGACCAGACCGCACGCTACATCGACCGGATTCTCACGCGTCTCACGCTGGCCGGTGCGATCTACATCGTCTTCGTGTGTCTGCTGCCGGAGTTCCTGGTGCTGCGCTGGAACGTGCCGTTTTATTTTGGTGGAACGTCGCTGCTGATCATTGTCGTCGTCACGATGGACTTCATGGCGCAGGTGCAGTCGTACGTTATGTCGCAACAGTATGAGTCGCTGCTCAAGAAAGCCAATTTCAAGGGCGGCAACATCCCAATGCGTTAA
- the rplD gene encoding 50S ribosomal protein L4 has protein sequence MELKLLNSNGQEGAVVNASDVVFGRDYNEALIHQVVVAYQANARQGNRAQKDREQVKHTTKKPWRQKGTGRARAGMSSSPLWRGGGRIFPNSPDENFSHKVNKKMHRAGLCSIFSQLAREGRLSVVEDIVLEAPKTKLLADKFKAMGLDSVLVITDTVDENLYLASRNLPHVAVVEPRYADPLSLIYFKKVLVTKAAVAQIEELLS, from the coding sequence ATGGAACTCAAGCTCCTGAATTCGAATGGTCAGGAAGGTGCGGTGGTCAACGCGTCGGACGTCGTGTTCGGCCGTGACTACAACGAAGCGCTGATCCACCAGGTCGTCGTTGCTTATCAGGCGAACGCTCGCCAGGGCAATCGCGCGCAGAAGGATCGCGAGCAAGTCAAGCACACGACGAAGAAGCCGTGGCGCCAGAAGGGTACGGGCCGCGCTCGTGCCGGTATGTCGTCGAGCCCGTTGTGGCGGGGCGGTGGTCGGATCTTCCCGAACTCGCCCGACGAAAACTTCTCGCACAAGGTCAACAAGAAGATGCATCGCGCAGGTCTCTGCTCGATCTTCTCGCAACTGGCCCGCGAAGGCCGTCTGTCGGTCGTCGAGGACATCGTTCTCGAAGCGCCGAAGACCAAGCTGCTGGCCGACAAGTTCAAGGCCATGGGTCTCGATTCCGTGCTCGTCATCACCGACACGGTCGACGAAAACCTGTACCTCGCGTCGCGCAACCTGCCCCACGTGGCGGTTGTCGAGCCGCGCTACGCTGACCCGCTGTCGCTGATCTACTTCAAGAAAGTGCTGGTCACGAAGGCTGCGGTCGCCCAGATCGAGGAGTTGCTGTCATGA
- the rpsS gene encoding 30S ribosomal protein S19: MARSVKKGPFCDAHLLKKVEAAAASRDKKPIKTWSRRSTILPDFIGLTIAVHNGRQHVPVYISENMVGHKLGEFALTRTFKGHAADKKAKK; the protein is encoded by the coding sequence ATGGCACGTTCTGTTAAAAAAGGTCCGTTCTGCGACGCCCATTTGCTGAAGAAAGTTGAGGCGGCTGCAGCTTCGCGCGACAAGAAGCCGATCAAGACCTGGTCGCGTCGCTCGACGATCCTTCCGGACTTCATCGGTCTGACGATCGCCGTGCACAACGGCCGTCAACACGTTCCGGTGTATATCTCGGAAAACATGGTCGGCCACAAGCTTGGCGAGTTCGCACTGACCCGCACGTTCAAGGGTCACGCGGCCGACAAGAAGGCCAAGAAATAA
- the rplW gene encoding 50S ribosomal protein L23, producing MSEIRKNDHRLMQVLLAPVISEKATLVADKNEQVVFEVAPDATKQEVKAAVELLFKVEVDSVNVLVQKGKQKRFGRSMGRRKDVKKAYVCLKPGQEINFEAEAK from the coding sequence ATGAGCGAGATTCGCAAGAACGATCATCGTTTGATGCAGGTCCTGCTCGCACCGGTGATTTCCGAAAAGGCCACGCTGGTTGCCGACAAGAACGAGCAAGTCGTGTTCGAAGTCGCGCCGGACGCCACGAAGCAGGAAGTGAAGGCGGCTGTCGAGCTGCTGTTCAAGGTTGAAGTTGATTCCGTCAACGTGCTGGTCCAAAAGGGCAAGCAGAAGCGTTTCGGCCGGTCGATGGGCCGCCGCAAGGACGTGAAGAAGGCATACGTCTGCCTGAAGCCCGGCCAGGAAATCAACTTTGAAGCGGAGGCCAAGTAA
- the rpsN gene encoding 30S ribosomal protein S14 yields MAKLALIEREKKRARLAQKYAPKRAELKAIIDDASKSDEERYAARLELQQLPRNANPTRKRNRCAITGRPRGTFRKFGLARNKIREIAFRGEIPGLTKASW; encoded by the coding sequence GTGGCTAAACTGGCACTGATCGAACGTGAAAAGAAGCGCGCTCGCCTTGCGCAAAAGTACGCTCCGAAGCGTGCTGAACTGAAGGCGATCATCGACGACGCGAGCAAGTCCGACGAAGAGCGCTATGCCGCTCGCCTGGAACTGCAGCAACTGCCCCGCAACGCGAACCCGACCCGCAAGCGTAACCGCTGCGCGATCACGGGCCGTCCGCGCGGCACGTTCCGCAAGTTCGGCCTCGCGCGCAACAAGATTCGTGAAATCGCATTCCGTGGCGAGATTCCTGGCCTGACCAAGGCGAGCTGGTAA
- the rplV gene encoding 50S ribosomal protein L22: MEVKAIHRGARISAQKTRLVADQIRGLPVDKALNVLTFSPKKAAGIVKKVVLSAIANAEHNEGADIDELKIKSIYVDKAASLKRFTARAKGRGNRIEKQSCHITVTVGN, encoded by the coding sequence ATGGAAGTGAAAGCAATTCATCGCGGTGCCCGCATCTCGGCGCAGAAGACGCGCCTTGTGGCTGACCAGATCCGCGGTTTGCCGGTCGACAAGGCGCTGAACGTTTTGACGTTCTCGCCGAAGAAGGCGGCTGGCATCGTGAAGAAGGTCGTGCTGTCGGCGATCGCGAATGCGGAGCACAACGAAGGCGCCGACATCGACGAGCTCAAGATCAAGAGCATCTACGTCGACAAGGCTGCATCGCTCAAGCGTTTCACCGCGCGCGCCAAGGGCCGCGGCAACCGCATTGAGAAGCAATCCTGTCACATCACTGTGACGGTCGGGAATTAA
- the rplE gene encoding 50S ribosomal protein L5 — protein sequence MARFQEFYKEKVVPGLIEKFGYKSVMEVPRITKITLNMGLGEAVADKKVIENAVGDLTKIAGQKPVVTKARKAIAGFKIRQGYPIGAMVTLRGRAMYEFLDRFVTVALPRVRDFRGVSGRAFDGRGNYNIGVKEQIIFPEIDYDKIDALRGLNISITTTAKTDDEAKALLASFKFPFRN from the coding sequence ATGGCACGTTTTCAAGAGTTTTACAAAGAGAAGGTTGTTCCCGGCCTGATCGAGAAGTTCGGCTACAAGTCGGTCATGGAAGTGCCGCGCATCACCAAGATCACCCTGAACATGGGCCTTGGCGAAGCGGTTGCCGATAAGAAGGTCATCGAGAACGCCGTGGGCGATCTGACGAAGATCGCTGGCCAGAAGCCTGTCGTGACGAAGGCTCGCAAGGCGATCGCGGGCTTCAAGATCCGTCAGGGCTATCCGATCGGCGCGATGGTTACGCTGCGCGGCCGTGCGATGTACGAATTCCTCGATCGTTTCGTGACGGTTGCCCTGCCCCGCGTGCGTGACTTCCGCGGCGTGTCGGGCCGCGCTTTCGACGGTCGCGGCAACTACAACATCGGTGTGAAAGAGCAGATCATTTTCCCCGAAATCGATTACGACAAGATCGACGCGCTGCGTGGGCTGAACATCAGCATCACGACGACCGCGAAGACCGACGACGAAGCGAAGGCTCTGCTCGCCAGCTTCAAGTTCCCGTTCAGAAACTGA
- the rplF gene encoding 50S ribosomal protein L6: protein MSRVGKSPIALQGAEVKLADGSITVKGPLGTITQAVNPLVNVANNDGTLNLSPVDDSREANALSGTMRAIIANMVQGVTKGFERKLTLVGVGYRAQAQGDKLNLSLGFSHPVVHQMPEGIKAETPTQTEIVIKGIDKQKVGQVAAEVRGYRPPEPYKGKGVRYADEVVILKETKKK, encoded by the coding sequence ATGTCTCGAGTAGGTAAGAGCCCGATCGCGCTGCAAGGCGCGGAAGTCAAGCTGGCCGACGGTTCGATCACCGTCAAGGGCCCGCTGGGCACCATCACGCAAGCGGTCAATCCGCTCGTGAACGTGGCGAACAACGACGGCACGCTGAACCTGTCGCCGGTCGACGACAGCCGCGAAGCAAATGCACTGTCGGGCACGATGCGCGCGATCATCGCGAACATGGTGCAAGGCGTGACCAAGGGTTTCGAGCGCAAGTTGACGCTGGTGGGCGTCGGCTATCGTGCGCAGGCGCAAGGCGACAAGCTGAACCTGTCGCTGGGTTTCTCGCACCCGGTGGTGCACCAGATGCCGGAAGGCATCAAGGCTGAAACCCCGACGCAAACCGAAATCGTGATCAAGGGGATCGACAAGCAGAAAGTCGGCCAAGTGGCTGCGGAAGTCCGCGGCTACCGTCCGCCCGAGCCGTACAAGGGCAAGGGCGTGCGCTATGCCGACGAGGTTGTGATCCTCAAAGAAACGAAGAAGAAGTAA
- the rplX gene encoding 50S ribosomal protein L24 gives MNKIRKGDEVIVITGKDKGKRGVVLAVGAEHVTVEGINLVKKHVKPNPMKGTTGGVEAKTMPLHISNVALVDANGKASRVGIKVEDGKKVRFLKTTGAVLSA, from the coding sequence ATGAACAAGATTCGCAAGGGTGACGAAGTGATCGTCATCACCGGCAAGGACAAGGGCAAGCGCGGTGTCGTGCTGGCCGTGGGCGCCGAGCATGTGACGGTCGAGGGCATCAACCTCGTCAAGAAGCATGTGAAGCCGAACCCGATGAAGGGTACGACGGGCGGCGTGGAAGCGAAGACGATGCCGCTGCATATTTCGAACGTCGCACTGGTCGACGCGAACGGCAAGGCTTCGCGTGTTGGCATCAAGGTCGAGGATGGCAAGAAGGTTCGCTTCCTGAAGACGACCGGTGCCGTGCTGAGCGCCTGA
- the rpmC gene encoding 50S ribosomal protein L29, with product MKASELLQKDQAALNKELSDLLKAQFGLRMQLATQQLTNTSQLKKVRRDIARVRTVLTQKANQK from the coding sequence ATGAAGGCTTCCGAACTTCTCCAGAAAGATCAGGCCGCGCTCAACAAGGAGCTGTCGGACCTGTTGAAGGCGCAATTCGGCCTGCGCATGCAACTCGCGACCCAGCAGCTCACGAACACGAGCCAGCTGAAGAAGGTTCGTCGCGACATCGCACGTGTGCGGACCGTCCTGACTCAGAAGGCGAACCAGAAATGA
- the rplP gene encoding 50S ribosomal protein L16 produces MLQPKRRKYRKEQKGRNTGIATRGNAVSFGEFGLKAVGRGRLTARQIEAARRAMTRHIKRGGRIWIRIFPDKPISQKPAEVRMGNGKGNPEYYVAEIQPGKMLYEMDGVSEELAREAFRLAAAKLPLKTTFIVRQLGA; encoded by the coding sequence ATGCTGCAACCGAAACGCAGGAAGTATCGCAAAGAGCAGAAGGGGCGTAACACCGGTATCGCCACGCGCGGCAACGCCGTGTCGTTCGGTGAGTTCGGCCTGAAGGCTGTCGGTCGCGGCCGTCTGACCGCGCGTCAGATCGAGGCGGCGCGTCGTGCCATGACGCGTCACATCAAGCGCGGCGGCCGCATTTGGATTCGCATCTTCCCGGACAAGCCGATTTCGCAGAAGCCGGCCGAAGTGCGGATGGGTAACGGTAAGGGTAACCCTGAGTACTACGTCGCCGAGATTCAGCCGGGCAAGATGCTGTACGAAATGGATGGCGTATCCGAAGAACTGGCGCGTGAGGCGTTCCGTCTGGCCGCAGCGAAGCTGCCGCTGAAGACGACGTTCATCGTGCGTCAGCTCGGCGCCTAA
- the rpmD gene encoding 50S ribosomal protein L30: MSEKTVKVQLVKSLIGTRESHRATVRGLGLRRLNSVSELQDTPAVRGMINKVSYLVKVIG; encoded by the coding sequence ATGTCTGAAAAAACTGTCAAGGTTCAGCTCGTGAAGAGCCTGATTGGGACTCGCGAATCGCACCGCGCCACCGTGCGCGGTCTGGGTCTGCGCCGTCTCAACTCGGTCAGCGAGCTGCAGGATACGCCGGCGGTGCGCGGGATGATCAACAAGGTCTCGTACCTTGTGAAGGTCATCGGTTAA
- the rpsQ gene encoding 30S ribosomal protein S17 encodes MNDSVKTSLKRTLVGKVVSNKMDKTVTVLVEHRVKHPIYGKYVVRSKKYHAHDEANTYNEGDLVEIQETRPVSKTKAWTVSRLVEAARVI; translated from the coding sequence ATGAACGATAGCGTGAAAACCTCGCTGAAGCGGACGCTCGTCGGTAAGGTCGTCAGCAACAAGATGGACAAGACCGTCACCGTGCTGGTCGAGCACCGCGTCAAGCATCCGATCTACGGCAAGTATGTCGTGCGCTCGAAGAAGTACCACGCGCACGATGAAGCGAACACGTACAACGAAGGCGATCTCGTCGAAATCCAGGAAACCCGTCCTGTTTCGAAGACGAAGGCCTGGACGGTTTCGCGTCTCGTCGAGGCGGCCCGCGTGATCTAA
- the rplO gene encoding 50S ribosomal protein L15, translating into MELNNLKPAEGAKHAKRRVGRGIGSGLGKTAGRGHKGQKSRSGGFHKVGFEGGQMPLQRRLPKRGFTSLTKEFVGEVRLGDLEKLPVDEVDLLALKQAGLVGELTKSAKIIATGELKRKIVVKGLGATKGARAAIEAAGGSFAE; encoded by the coding sequence ATGGAATTGAATAACCTGAAGCCGGCGGAAGGCGCGAAGCATGCGAAGCGTCGCGTCGGCCGCGGCATCGGTTCCGGCCTCGGTAAGACGGCCGGCCGTGGTCACAAGGGTCAGAAATCGCGTTCGGGCGGCTTCCACAAGGTCGGCTTCGAAGGCGGTCAGATGCCTCTGCAGCGTCGTCTGCCGAAGCGCGGCTTCACGTCGCTGACGAAGGAATTCGTCGGTGAAGTGCGTCTCGGCGACCTCGAGAAGCTGCCGGTCGACGAAGTCGATCTGCTCGCTCTGAAGCAAGCCGGCCTCGTCGGCGAACTGACGAAGAGCGCGAAGATCATCGCGACGGGCGAGCTGAAGCGCAAGATCGTCGTCAAGGGCCTCGGCGCGACGAAGGGTGCGCGCGCCGCGATCGAAGCGGCCGGCGGTTCGTTTGCCGAGTGA
- the rpsH gene encoding 30S ribosomal protein S8 encodes MSMSDPIADMLTRIRNAQMVEKVSVSMPSSKVKVAIAQVLKDEGYIDDFAVKADGAKAELNIALKYYAGRPVIERLERVSKPGLRVYRGRNEIPQVMNGLGVAIVSTPKGVMTDRKARATGVGGEVICYVA; translated from the coding sequence ATGAGCATGAGTGATCCTATCGCCGATATGCTGACTCGCATCCGCAACGCGCAGATGGTCGAGAAGGTTTCGGTGTCGATGCCCTCGTCGAAGGTCAAGGTTGCGATCGCGCAGGTCCTGAAGGACGAAGGCTATATCGACGATTTCGCCGTGAAGGCGGACGGCGCGAAAGCCGAGCTGAACATCGCGCTGAAGTACTACGCAGGCCGTCCGGTGATCGAGCGCCTCGAGCGCGTGTCGAAGCCGGGCCTGCGCGTGTATCGCGGCCGTAACGAGATTCCGCAGGTCATGAATGGCCTCGGTGTGGCTATCGTGTCGACGCCGAAGGGCGTGATGACCGACCGCAAGGCGCGTGCAACGGGCGTCGGCGGCGAAGTCATCTGCTACGTCGCTTAA
- the rplR gene encoding 50S ribosomal protein L18 translates to MDKTQSRLRRARQTRIKIAELQVARLAVHRTNTHIYAQVFSPCGTKVLASASTLEAEVRAQLADKSGKGGNVAAATLIGKRIAEKAKAAGIESVAFDRSGFRYHGRVKALAEAAREAGLKF, encoded by the coding sequence ATGGATAAGACTCAATCTCGCCTGCGCCGCGCTCGCCAGACGCGTATCAAGATCGCCGAGTTGCAGGTCGCGCGTCTCGCCGTGCATCGCACGAACACGCACATCTACGCTCAGGTGTTCTCGCCGTGCGGCACCAAGGTGCTGGCCAGCGCGTCGACGCTCGAAGCCGAAGTTCGTGCGCAGCTCGCCGACAAGTCGGGCAAGGGCGGCAACGTCGCCGCTGCTACGCTGATCGGCAAGCGTATCGCCGAGAAGGCCAAGGCCGCCGGCATCGAATCCGTCGCCTTCGACCGCTCGGGCTTCCGCTACCATGGCCGCGTGAAGGCGCTGGCCGAGGCAGCTCGCGAAGCTGGGCTCAAGTTCTAA
- the rplB gene encoding 50S ribosomal protein L2, whose product MAIVKVKPTSPGRRAMVKVVNKDLHKGKPHAALLDTQNSKAGRNNNGRITTRHQGGGHKHHYRVIDFRRTKDGIPAKVERLEYDPNRSANIALVLYADGERRYIIAPKGVTVGQQLMSGSEAPIRAGNTLPIRNIPVGTTIHCIEMLPGKGAQMARSAGTSAMLLAREGVYAQVRLRSGEIRRVHIECRATIGEVGNEEHSLRQIGKAGANRWRGIRPTVRGVAMNPIDHPHGGGEGRTAAGRDPVSPWGTPTKGFRTRRNKRTTTMIVQRRHKR is encoded by the coding sequence ATGGCAATCGTCAAAGTCAAGCCGACATCGCCGGGTCGCCGCGCGATGGTCAAGGTGGTCAACAAGGATCTGCACAAGGGCAAGCCGCACGCAGCGCTGCTCGACACGCAGAACTCCAAGGCTGGCCGCAACAACAACGGTCGCATTACGACGCGTCACCAGGGCGGCGGTCACAAGCACCACTACCGCGTGATCGATTTCCGTCGCACGAAGGACGGCATCCCGGCGAAGGTCGAGCGTCTCGAGTACGACCCGAACCGCAGCGCGAACATCGCGCTCGTGCTGTACGCAGACGGCGAGCGCCGCTACATCATCGCGCCGAAGGGCGTGACGGTGGGCCAGCAGCTGATGTCGGGCTCGGAAGCGCCGATCCGCGCGGGCAACACGCTGCCGATCCGCAACATTCCGGTCGGTACGACGATTCACTGCATCGAAATGCTGCCGGGCAAGGGCGCGCAGATGGCGCGTTCGGCTGGTACGTCGGCGATGCTGCTCGCACGCGAAGGCGTGTACGCGCAGGTTCGTCTGCGTTCGGGCGAAATCCGCCGCGTGCATATCGAGTGCCGCGCGACGATCGGTGAAGTCGGTAACGAAGAGCACAGCCTGCGCCAGATCGGCAAGGCCGGTGCGAACCGCTGGCGCGGTATCCGCCCGACGGTGCGTGGCGTCGCAATGAACCCGATCGATCACCCGCACGGTGGTGGTGAGGGCCGTACTGCTGCGGGCCGCGACCCGGTGAGCCCGTGGGGCACGCCGACGAAGGGCTTCCGTACGCGTCGCAACAAGCGCACGACGACGATGATCGTCCAGCGCCGTCACAAGCGTTAA
- the rplN gene encoding 50S ribosomal protein L14 produces the protein MIQTESRLEVADNTGAREVMCIKVLGGSKRRYASIGDIIKVSVKEATPRGRVKKGEIYNAVVVRTAKGVRRQDGSLIKFDGNAAVLLNNKLEPIGTRIFGPVTRELRSERFMKIVSLAPEVL, from the coding sequence ATGATCCAGACCGAATCTCGGCTTGAAGTGGCCGACAACACGGGTGCGCGTGAAGTCATGTGCATCAAGGTGCTCGGCGGCTCGAAGCGTCGTTATGCCAGCATTGGCGACATCATCAAGGTGAGCGTCAAAGAGGCAACGCCGCGCGGGCGCGTGAAGAAAGGCGAAATCTACAACGCCGTGGTGGTCCGCACCGCCAAGGGCGTTCGTCGTCAAGACGGCTCGCTGATCAAGTTCGACGGCAACGCCGCTGTGCTTTTGAATAACAAGCTCGAGCCGATCGGCACCCGTATCTTCGGGCCGGTGACGCGTGAGCTGCGTAGCGAACGATTCATGAAGATCGTGTCGCTGGCGCCGGAAGTGCTGTAA